A DNA window from Mya arenaria isolate MELC-2E11 chromosome 17, ASM2691426v1 contains the following coding sequences:
- the LOC128223497 gene encoding very low-density lipoprotein receptor-like: MNQLRCPHGQCAVRCDGIPECDMTLELAIDEQNCSCMTGQTRCPNGTCVTPCNETPECNNGDDEAICTCPPGRFTCPDNSCAVQCDENPECADQSDEDRLLCFGDLCRLATNDAECTAYSDKVALCKGGQNGMCDPLTGLVRRSQGGDVFACLCVSSDNDVGPDVCQRLGYSTGAQEDAGPLGEVCTVFRDCRGSALVADCSDTSECPSPAFIASVVCQP; this comes from the exons ATGAATCAGCTTCGGTGTCCTCATGGTCAGTGTGCAGTCAGATGTGACGGTATACCCGAATGTGACATGACCCTGGAATTGGCCATAGACGAACAAAACTGCT CCTGCATGACTGGCCAAACCAGATGCCCGAATGGTACCTGCGTCACTCCATGTAACGAGACTCCAGAATGTAACAATGGTGATGACGAAGCTATAT GTACCTGTCCGCCTGGGAGGTTCACGTGCCCGGACAATTCATGTGCGGTGCAGTGTGACGAAAACCCTGAATGCGCCGACCAGAGCGACGAAG ACCGATTACTATGCTTTGGAGATCTGTGCAGACTAGCTACCAACGATGCAGAATGCACGGCCTACAGTGATAAAGTTGC tttGTGTAAGGGAGGCCAAAATGGAATGTGCGATCCACTGACAGGTCTAGTTCGTCGTAGCCAGGGTGGTGATGTTTTTGCTTGTCTTTGCGTTTCTTCTGACAATGATGTGGGGCCTGACGTTTGCCAGAGACTCGGCTACAG CACTGGAGCACAGGAAGATGCTGGACCGTTAGGGGAAGTTTGTACAGTGTTCCGTGACTGTCGGGGGTCAGCACTGGTTGCGGACTGTAGTGACACTTCTGAATGTCCATCACCTGCTTTTATTGCTTCAGTCGTCTGTCAACCATGA